One Roseomonas gilardii subsp. gilardii genomic region harbors:
- a CDS encoding tetratricopeptide repeat protein — MSQAATLLEDADRARDAREWRAAATLYGDYLRLRPDDRAAIVQQGHMVKEAGDPEAALALYERARSLDAADPDIHLQSGHALKLLHRLPEALDAYGRALALDPEGEDPWREWLALARRGRPRPAD; from the coding sequence ATGTCACAGGCCGCAACCCTGCTCGAAGACGCCGACCGCGCCCGCGATGCCCGCGAATGGCGGGCGGCCGCCACGCTCTATGGCGACTATCTGCGCCTGCGGCCGGATGACCGCGCCGCCATCGTGCAACAGGGGCATATGGTGAAGGAGGCCGGGGACCCGGAGGCCGCGCTGGCGCTCTATGAGCGGGCGCGGAGTCTGGACGCGGCCGATCCCGACATCCACCTGCAATCGGGCCATGCGCTGAAGCTGCTGCACCGGCTGCCGGAGGCGCTGGATGCCTATGGAAGGGCGCTGGCGCTGGACCCGGAGGGCGAGGACCCCTGGCGGGAATGGCTGGCGCTGGCCCGGCGTGGCCGCCCCCGCCCCGCCGACTGA
- a CDS encoding glycosyltransferase family 4 protein: MARIYIDGYNLGLEHGTGVATYARNLSFRLGAMGAEVGVLYGTRASPAKDPLIREIAFFDNRVGKPKPMNRLLRTARRLLLPMIGHKAQPVPITGRVITRPFEARLPHFDHLWNVEELFSLSANHFKMHKDRLKVRLPRQPDVMHWTYPVPVHVRGTRNIYTLHDLVPLRLPYTTLDHKRRYLRLNRLLVQQADHIVTVSEASRRDIIDLLGCPPEKVTNTYQSVELPRALAQKPEGEARDELMGSFGLDWKEYFLFFGAIEPKKNVGRLIEAYLASGVERPLVIVGKQAWKSQEELRMLYEDHQRWLLPGQQEPVTSSQRRLRDRIMLVDYAPFRLLVSLIRGARGVLFPSLYEGFGLPALEAMSLGTPVLTSNTASLPEVVGDAAVTVDPYDIRALTEGIRALDTHESLRGHLAEVGPRRAALFSATAYEKRLAEVYARVGIPMEAGTG, encoded by the coding sequence ATGGCGCGCATCTACATCGACGGGTACAACCTTGGACTGGAGCATGGGACCGGCGTGGCCACCTATGCCCGCAACCTTTCCTTCCGCCTCGGCGCCATGGGGGCCGAAGTCGGTGTGCTCTACGGCACCCGGGCCAGCCCGGCGAAGGACCCGCTGATCCGCGAGATCGCCTTCTTCGACAACCGCGTCGGCAAGCCCAAGCCGATGAACCGCCTGCTGCGCACCGCGCGCCGCCTGCTCCTGCCGATGATCGGCCACAAGGCCCAGCCCGTGCCCATCACCGGCCGGGTGATCACCCGGCCCTTCGAGGCCCGGCTGCCGCATTTCGATCATCTCTGGAACGTGGAGGAACTCTTCAGCCTCTCCGCCAACCACTTCAAGATGCACAAGGATCGGCTCAAGGTCCGCCTACCCCGGCAGCCCGACGTGATGCACTGGACCTATCCGGTTCCGGTCCATGTGCGCGGCACCCGCAACATCTACACGCTGCACGACCTGGTGCCGTTGCGCCTGCCCTACACCACCCTCGACCACAAGCGCCGCTACCTGCGCCTGAACCGCCTCCTGGTGCAGCAGGCCGACCATATCGTCACGGTCAGCGAAGCCTCCCGCCGCGACATCATCGACCTGCTCGGCTGCCCGCCGGAGAAGGTGACCAACACCTACCAGTCGGTGGAACTGCCGCGTGCCCTGGCGCAGAAGCCGGAAGGCGAGGCGCGCGACGAGCTGATGGGCTCCTTCGGCCTGGACTGGAAGGAATACTTCCTCTTCTTCGGCGCCATCGAGCCCAAGAAGAATGTCGGCCGGCTGATCGAGGCCTACCTCGCATCCGGCGTCGAACGCCCCCTGGTCATCGTCGGCAAGCAGGCCTGGAAGAGCCAGGAGGAGCTGCGGATGCTCTACGAGGACCATCAGCGCTGGCTCCTGCCCGGCCAGCAGGAGCCCGTCACCAGCAGCCAGCGCCGGCTGCGCGACCGCATCATGCTGGTGGACTACGCCCCCTTCCGCCTCCTCGTCAGCCTGATCCGCGGCGCCCGCGGCGTGCTCTTCCCCTCGCTCTACGAGGGCTTCGGCCTGCCGGCGCTGGAGGCGATGAGCCTCGGCACGCCCGTCCTCACCTCCAACACCGCCTCCCTGCCGGAGGTGGTGGGCGACGCGGCGGTGACGGTCGATCCCTACGACATCCGCGCCCTCACCGAAGGCATCCGCGCCCTGGACACGCATGAATCCCTGCGCGGCCATCTCGCGGAAGTGGGGCCGCGCCGGGCTGCGCTCTTCTCCGCCACGGCCTATGAGAAGCGGCTGGCCGAGGTCTATGCCCGGGTGGGTATTCCCATGGAGGCCGGCACCGGCTGA
- a CDS encoding MFS transporter: MNQSEYPASSRPAPAPASALASAPAADLHPDGLPMPRRLWSVVAIALAITMAVLDGAIANVALPTLSEELGVAPSASIWVVNAYQLVITISLLPLASLGEILGYRRIYLCGLAVFTAASAACALSDTLTTLTLWRVVQGLGASGVMAVNAALIRFTYPHSQLGRGIGINALVVAVSSAIGPTVASAILAVANWPWLFAVNVPIGIVALAIGWRSLPHSPLSKRRFDTASALLCAITFGLFIMALDGVAHGDGLGLSGLFLLAAIGAGVGLVLRQLSMTAPLLPVDLMRIPLFALSVGTSVCSFLAQMLAFASLPFLLQTQLGFTAVQTGLMMTPWPLATAVLAPIAGRLADRHNPGLLGALGLAAFAAGLAALALLPADPSAADIAWRMALAGAGFGLFQSPNNRAMIGSAPRERAGGAGGMLSTARLLGQTIGAACVALVLARFGDHGPVVALGLGATAAILAAIVSSLRMLPGTVRRG, from the coding sequence ATGAACCAATCCGAGTATCCCGCTTCCTCCCGCCCCGCCCCAGCCCCGGCTTCGGCCCTGGCCTCAGCCCCCGCCGCCGATCTGCATCCCGATGGCCTGCCCATGCCCCGCCGCCTCTGGTCGGTCGTGGCCATCGCGCTGGCCATCACCATGGCCGTGCTGGACGGTGCCATCGCCAATGTCGCCCTGCCCACCCTGTCGGAGGAGCTCGGCGTCGCCCCCTCCGCCTCGATCTGGGTGGTCAACGCCTATCAGCTCGTCATCACCATCTCGCTGCTGCCGCTCGCCTCGCTGGGCGAGATCCTGGGCTACCGCCGCATCTATCTTTGCGGCCTCGCCGTCTTCACCGCCGCCTCCGCCGCCTGCGCCCTGTCCGACACGCTGACGACGCTGACGCTGTGGCGGGTCGTGCAGGGGCTCGGCGCCTCCGGCGTCATGGCCGTCAACGCCGCGCTGATCCGCTTCACCTATCCGCACAGCCAGCTTGGCCGCGGCATCGGCATCAACGCCCTGGTGGTCGCCGTCTCCTCCGCCATCGGCCCCACCGTCGCCAGCGCCATCCTGGCCGTCGCCAACTGGCCCTGGCTCTTCGCCGTCAACGTACCCATCGGCATCGTGGCGCTGGCCATCGGCTGGCGCAGCCTGCCGCACTCGCCCCTCTCGAAGCGCCGCTTCGACACGGCCAGCGCCCTGCTCTGCGCCATCACCTTCGGCCTGTTCATCATGGCCCTCGACGGCGTCGCCCATGGCGACGGGCTGGGCCTCTCCGGCCTCTTCCTCCTCGCCGCCATCGGCGCCGGGGTCGGGCTGGTGCTGCGCCAGCTTAGCATGACGGCGCCGCTGCTGCCGGTGGACCTGATGCGCATCCCCCTCTTCGCCCTCTCGGTCGGAACCTCCGTCTGCTCCTTCCTGGCGCAGATGCTGGCCTTCGCCAGCCTGCCCTTCCTGCTGCAGACACAGCTCGGCTTCACCGCTGTGCAGACCGGGCTGATGATGACGCCCTGGCCCCTCGCCACCGCCGTCCTGGCCCCCATCGCCGGCCGGCTGGCGGACCGGCACAATCCCGGCCTGCTCGGTGCCCTGGGCCTCGCCGCCTTCGCCGCGGGCCTCGCCGCCCTGGCGCTGCTGCCGGCCGACCCCTCCGCCGCCGACATCGCCTGGCGCATGGCCCTGGCCGGGGCGGGCTTCGGCCTGTTCCAGTCGCCCAACAACCGCGCCATGATCGGCTCCGCGCCGCGCGAGCGGGCCGGCGGCGCGGGCGGCATGCTCTCCACCGCGCGCCTGCTCGGCCAGACCATCGGCGCCGCCTGCGTGGCCCTGGTCCTGGCCCGCTTCGGCGACCACGGGCCGGTCGTCGCCCTGGGCCTCGGCGCCACCGCCGCCATCCTGGCCGCCATCGTCAGCAGCCTCCGCATGCTGCCCGGCACCGTCCGGCGCGGCTGA
- a CDS encoding antibiotic biosynthesis monooxygenase family protein, whose protein sequence is MFVAMNRFKVAPGSEAAFEEVWKSRDSRLREVPGFVEFHLLRGPATEEHVLYASHTIWRSREDFENWTRSEQFRAAHRDAGQTNTRSLYLGPPQFEGFESVQEIRA, encoded by the coding sequence ATGTTCGTCGCCATGAACCGCTTCAAGGTCGCGCCCGGCTCGGAGGCCGCTTTCGAGGAGGTGTGGAAGTCCCGCGATTCCCGCCTGCGCGAGGTGCCGGGCTTCGTGGAGTTTCACCTGCTGCGCGGCCCGGCGACGGAGGAGCATGTCCTCTACGCCTCGCACACGATCTGGCGCTCGCGGGAGGATTTCGAGAACTGGACCCGCTCGGAACAGTTCCGTGCCGCGCATCGCGATGCCGGACAGACCAACACGCGCTCCCTCTATCTCGGCCCGCCGCAGTTCGAGGGCTTCGAGTCCGTGCAGGAGATCAGGGCCTAG
- a CDS encoding ammonium transporter, translated as MKTRARRAAGCALAALPVLMLALPVLAQTTPAAPEAVPAAPSTPDTGDTAWMLTSTALVLMMTIPGLALFYAGMVRKKNVLATMMQSFSIAALATIVWMVVGYSIAFGEGNAYVGDLSKLLLNGVAENWNAPFTLGSGDGAVAFTIPETVFLTFQMTFAIITPALISGAYADRMKFSAMVVFTILWLLVVYCPIAHWVWHPNGWIFALGALDFAGGTVVHINAGVAGLVCAVVLGKRVGLGHDNMSPFNLGLAVIGASLLWVGWFGFNAGSAGAAGGRAGMAMLVTQVAAAAATLSWLFVEWAVKGKPSVLGAISGAVAGLVAITPAAGFVLPVPALVIGVVAGLTGFWGATALKHWCGYDDSLDAFGVHGLCGIVGALLTGFFAYGPLSATPAAPDGTAGSMAQFMIQLYAVLSTFIYTGVVTWILLKIIDVVIGLRVTTEEEREGLDIVLHGERVE; from the coding sequence ATGAAGACGCGGGCCCGCCGCGCGGCGGGCTGCGCCTTGGCGGCCCTGCCTGTGCTGATGCTGGCGCTGCCCGTGCTGGCACAGACCACGCCGGCCGCGCCCGAGGCGGTGCCGGCGGCGCCGTCCACGCCCGATACCGGCGACACGGCCTGGATGCTCACCAGCACGGCGCTCGTGCTGATGATGACCATCCCGGGCCTGGCACTGTTCTATGCCGGCATGGTGCGCAAGAAGAACGTGCTGGCCACCATGATGCAGTCCTTCTCGATCGCGGCGCTCGCCACGATCGTGTGGATGGTGGTGGGGTATTCGATCGCCTTCGGTGAGGGCAACGCCTATGTGGGCGACCTGTCCAAGCTGCTGCTGAACGGCGTGGCGGAGAACTGGAACGCGCCCTTCACCCTGGGCTCGGGCGACGGGGCGGTGGCCTTCACCATTCCCGAGACGGTCTTCCTGACCTTCCAGATGACCTTCGCGATCATCACGCCCGCGCTGATCAGCGGCGCCTATGCGGACCGCATGAAGTTCTCGGCGATGGTGGTCTTCACCATCCTGTGGCTGCTGGTGGTCTATTGCCCGATCGCGCACTGGGTCTGGCACCCGAATGGCTGGATCTTCGCGCTCGGCGCGCTGGACTTCGCGGGCGGCACGGTGGTGCACATCAACGCGGGCGTGGCGGGCCTCGTCTGCGCCGTGGTGCTGGGCAAGCGCGTGGGCCTCGGCCACGATAACATGTCGCCCTTCAACCTGGGCCTGGCGGTGATCGGCGCCTCGCTGCTCTGGGTGGGCTGGTTCGGCTTCAACGCGGGCTCGGCGGGTGCCGCGGGCGGGCGCGCGGGCATGGCCATGCTGGTGACGCAGGTCGCCGCGGCGGCCGCGACGCTGTCCTGGCTGTTCGTGGAATGGGCGGTGAAGGGCAAGCCTTCCGTGCTCGGCGCCATTTCCGGCGCGGTGGCCGGGCTGGTCGCCATCACCCCGGCGGCGGGCTTCGTGCTGCCGGTGCCGGCGCTGGTGATCGGCGTGGTCGCGGGGCTGACCGGCTTCTGGGGCGCGACCGCGCTCAAGCACTGGTGCGGCTATGACGACAGCCTCGATGCCTTCGGCGTGCACGGGCTCTGCGGCATCGTCGGCGCGCTGCTGACGGGCTTCTTCGCCTATGGCCCGCTCTCCGCCACCCCGGCGGCGCCGGACGGCACCGCGGGCTCGATGGCGCAGTTCATGATCCAGCTCTACGCGGTGCTCTCGACCTTCATCTACACCGGGGTCGTGACCTGGATCCTGCTCAAGATCATCGACGTGGTGATCGGGCTGCGCGTGACCACCGAGGAGGAGCGCGAGGGCCTCGACATCGTGCTTCATGGCGAGCGGGTGGAGTAA
- a CDS encoding P-II family nitrogen regulator — protein MKLVMAIIKPFKLDEVREALTPLGIQGLTVTEVKGFGRQKGQTEIYRGAEYHVSFLPKLKIEVAVATDMVDAVVEAIATTARTGKIGDGKIFVLDVERVMRIRTGETDDAAL, from the coding sequence ATGAAGCTGGTCATGGCGATCATCAAGCCCTTCAAGCTGGATGAGGTGCGGGAGGCGCTCACGCCCCTGGGCATCCAGGGGCTGACGGTGACGGAAGTGAAGGGTTTTGGCCGGCAGAAGGGCCAGACCGAGATCTACCGGGGTGCCGAGTACCATGTGAGCTTCCTGCCGAAGCTCAAGATCGAGGTCGCCGTCGCCACCGACATGGTGGACGCGGTGGTGGAGGCCATCGCCACCACGGCCCGCACGGGCAAGATCGGTGACGGAAAGATTTTCGTGTTGGATGTGGAACGGGTCATGCGGATTCGCACCGGCGAGACCGACGACGCCGCGCTCTGA
- a CDS encoding UbiH/UbiF/VisC/COQ6 family ubiquinone biosynthesis hydroxylase → MTERIEVEVCVMGAGPVGATLAATLAAAGLEVAVVDTAPLPPMERPEFDGRAYAIAASSRNLLEAAGIWARLPDEPCPITRIRVADGRPGEPASPLDLHFDAAELGEPAFGWMVEARSLRVALNAALPHLPRLHVFAPARPRVTRTAEAALVTLADGTEIAARLVVGAEGRRSPLRRAAGIGTAGLDYRQTGMVFAIAHERPHDHLALEQFLPNGPFAQLPLAGTPEHPHASAIVWSDRAPLAARFMAMDDAALSREILRRLGSHLGAVRVIGRRWSYPLTAMQAARFVDTRLALVGDAAHGIHPIAGQGLNLGFRDVAALAECAIEACRAGQDPGAPEALARYQAARRPDALLMLGATHALERLFGNDLPPLRLARRLGIAAVDRLPPLKRFFARRAMGFSGGPLSGLLEGRGLTAP, encoded by the coding sequence ATGACGGAACGGATCGAGGTCGAGGTCTGCGTGATGGGCGCGGGCCCGGTGGGGGCGACCCTGGCCGCCACCCTGGCGGCGGCGGGGCTGGAGGTCGCGGTGGTGGACACCGCCCCCCTGCCGCCGATGGAGCGGCCCGAATTCGATGGCCGTGCCTATGCCATCGCCGCCTCCTCCCGCAACCTGCTGGAGGCCGCGGGCATCTGGGCGCGCCTGCCCGACGAGCCCTGTCCGATCACCCGCATCCGCGTGGCCGACGGCCGCCCGGGCGAGCCCGCCTCGCCGCTCGACCTGCATTTCGACGCCGCCGAGCTGGGCGAACCCGCCTTCGGCTGGATGGTGGAGGCCCGCTCCCTCCGCGTCGCCCTGAACGCCGCCCTGCCGCACCTGCCGCGCCTGCATGTCTTCGCCCCGGCCCGGCCGCGCGTCACCCGCACCGCGGAGGCCGCCCTGGTCACCCTGGCCGATGGCACGGAGATCGCCGCCCGCCTCGTGGTCGGCGCCGAGGGCCGCCGCAGCCCGCTGCGCCGCGCCGCCGGCATCGGCACCGCCGGGCTCGACTACCGCCAGACCGGGATGGTCTTCGCCATCGCGCATGAGCGCCCGCACGACCATCTCGCGCTGGAACAGTTCCTGCCCAACGGCCCCTTCGCCCAGCTCCCGCTCGCCGGCACGCCGGAGCACCCCCACGCCTCCGCCATCGTCTGGTCCGATCGCGCGCCCCTGGCCGCGCGCTTCATGGCGATGGACGACGCGGCCCTGTCACGCGAGATCCTTCGCCGCCTGGGCAGCCATCTCGGCGCGGTGCGCGTCATCGGCCGCCGCTGGTCCTATCCCCTGACCGCCATGCAGGCTGCCCGTTTCGTGGACACGCGCCTCGCTCTGGTGGGCGATGCCGCCCATGGCATCCATCCGATCGCCGGGCAGGGGCTCAACCTCGGCTTCCGCGACGTCGCCGCCCTGGCCGAATGCGCGATCGAGGCCTGCCGCGCGGGACAGGACCCCGGTGCCCCCGAGGCCCTGGCCCGCTACCAGGCCGCCCGCCGCCCGGATGCCCTGTTGATGCTCGGCGCCACCCACGCGCTGGAACGCCTCTTCGGCAACGACCTGCCGCCGCTGCGCCTCGCCCGCCGCCTGGGCATCGCGGCGGTGGACCGCCTGCCGCCGCTCAAGCGCTTCTTCGCCCGCCGCGCCATGGGTTTCTCCGGCGGCCCGCTCTCCGGCCTGCTCGAAGGCCGCGGCCTGACCGCTCCCTGA
- a CDS encoding MFS transporter, with protein MSTTQSPAIGVAVAGRTGVRWRIFGVIALLTVINLADRTTLSVGMPTIAHELGLSPTMQGLILSSFFWTYALLQVPGGYLIDRMGPSRVVTISTLAWGAFQTLAAFATGGLSLLVTRLGLGAAEAPLFPSGGKLNALWLSPRERGRGAVLMDSGSYLGAGLGGGVIAWLIYTLDSWRLAFAVAGLVTIGAGLIAWRYLRDDPAQHPGVNEAELAHIRTPVPGMAQAVPAGTPLAPRAVAPVMLGRCGWAMMNFGLITWGPSYLAQARGFDLKQLGGAMAVIFVCGFLGSLTAGFGADALQRRGLPRSLVLKAMLCLSGLGVLAAFLLLPTIADPVAAVALLSGTVFLLCFGSLYWSFPALLAPADKVGLVGGMMNFAGSLGGIAIPIIAGMILQATGSYTVVLHFFAGCAALYILGTLLVPLAGRETAR; from the coding sequence ATGAGCACCACGCAGTCACCGGCGATAGGGGTTGCCGTGGCGGGCAGGACGGGCGTCCGCTGGCGCATCTTCGGCGTGATCGCCCTGCTGACGGTGATCAACCTCGCCGACCGCACCACCCTTTCGGTGGGCATGCCGACCATCGCGCATGAGCTCGGCCTGTCTCCCACCATGCAGGGGCTCATCCTCAGCTCCTTCTTCTGGACCTACGCGCTGCTCCAGGTCCCTGGCGGCTACCTGATCGACCGCATGGGACCCAGCCGCGTCGTCACCATCTCCACCCTGGCCTGGGGCGCCTTCCAGACCCTGGCCGCCTTCGCCACCGGCGGCCTCTCCCTCCTCGTCACCCGCCTTGGCCTCGGCGCCGCCGAGGCCCCGCTCTTCCCCTCCGGCGGCAAGCTGAACGCCCTCTGGCTCTCCCCACGCGAACGCGGGCGTGGCGCCGTGCTGATGGACAGCGGCTCCTATCTCGGCGCCGGGCTCGGCGGCGGCGTCATCGCCTGGCTGATCTACACGCTGGATTCCTGGCGCCTCGCCTTCGCCGTGGCCGGCCTCGTCACCATCGGCGCCGGCCTCATCGCCTGGCGCTACCTGCGCGACGACCCGGCGCAGCATCCCGGCGTGAACGAGGCGGAACTCGCCCATATCCGCACCCCCGTCCCCGGCATGGCCCAGGCCGTGCCCGCCGGCACGCCGCTCGCGCCCCGCGCCGTGGCTCCGGTCATGCTCGGCCGCTGCGGCTGGGCCATGATGAATTTCGGCCTGATCACCTGGGGCCCCAGCTATCTCGCCCAGGCCCGCGGCTTCGACCTGAAGCAGCTCGGCGGCGCCATGGCGGTGATCTTCGTCTGCGGCTTCCTCGGCTCGCTCACCGCCGGCTTCGGCGCCGACGCGCTGCAACGGCGCGGCCTGCCCCGCAGCCTCGTGCTGAAGGCCATGCTCTGCCTGTCCGGCCTCGGCGTGCTCGCCGCCTTCCTGCTGCTGCCCACCATCGCCGACCCCGTCGCCGCCGTCGCGCTGCTGTCCGGCACCGTCTTCCTGCTCTGCTTCGGCAGCCTCTACTGGAGCTTCCCGGCCCTGCTCGCCCCCGCCGACAAGGTCGGGCTGGTCGGCGGCATGATGAACTTCGCCGGCAGCCTGGGCGGCATCGCCATCCCCATCATCGCCGGCATGATCCTCCAGGCGACCGGCTCCTACACGGTGGTGCTGCACTTCTTCGCCGGCTGCGCCGCGCTCTACATCCTCGGCACGCTGCTGGTGCCCCTCGCGGGGCGGGAGACCGCGCGGTGA
- a CDS encoding amidohydrolase family protein, whose product MVDAHHHVWDPRNGRYPWLTPEGKLPNFRYGDTTPLMRPYLPPDYWADAAGHDIRGTVYMEAEWDPADPIGETRFVSGLAAGYDLPNAMVAQAWLHHPDAEAVLAAQAAFPLVRSVRHKPGGPATPQAARDGERTLMSDEPWRRGYAALERHGLHFDLQTPWWNLHEAERLARDFPRTRIILNHTGLPSDRSPDALAGWHAAMARFAAHPNAVVKISGLGRPGHAWTVEENGWVVRETIAIFGPRRAMFASNFPVDGLCASFGTIFTGFKRIVATLPAEDQAWLFHRTAEEVYALDRRRTATG is encoded by the coding sequence ATGGTGGATGCCCACCACCATGTCTGGGACCCGCGCAACGGCCGCTATCCCTGGCTGACGCCGGAAGGGAAGCTGCCGAACTTCCGCTACGGTGACACCACGCCGCTGATGCGTCCCTACCTCCCGCCCGACTACTGGGCCGATGCGGCGGGCCATGACATCCGCGGCACGGTCTATATGGAGGCCGAGTGGGACCCCGCCGATCCGATCGGCGAGACCCGCTTCGTCAGCGGCCTCGCGGCGGGCTACGACCTGCCCAATGCCATGGTCGCCCAGGCCTGGCTGCACCACCCGGATGCGGAGGCCGTCCTCGCCGCCCAGGCCGCCTTTCCGCTGGTCCGCAGCGTCCGCCACAAGCCCGGCGGCCCCGCCACGCCCCAGGCCGCCCGCGATGGGGAGCGCACGCTGATGTCGGACGAGCCGTGGCGCCGCGGCTATGCCGCGCTCGAACGCCACGGCCTGCATTTCGACCTGCAGACCCCCTGGTGGAACCTGCACGAGGCCGAACGCCTGGCCCGCGACTTCCCCCGCACCCGCATCATCCTCAACCACACCGGCCTGCCCTCCGACCGCAGCCCCGATGCCCTCGCCGGATGGCACGCCGCCATGGCCCGCTTCGCCGCGCATCCGAATGCCGTCGTGAAGATCTCCGGCCTCGGCCGGCCCGGCCATGCCTGGACCGTCGAGGAGAATGGCTGGGTCGTGCGCGAGACCATCGCCATTTTCGGCCCGCGCCGCGCCATGTTCGCCAGCAATTTCCCGGTGGACGGGCTCTGCGCCAGCTTCGGCACCATCTTCACCGGCTTCAAGCGCATCGTCGCCACCCTGCCCGCCGAGGATCAGGCCTGGCTCTTCCACCGCACGGCGGAAGAGGTCTACGCCCTGGACAGGCGCCGCACCGCCACGGGCTGA
- a CDS encoding IclR family transcriptional regulator: protein MSILSNAADVLRCFSAHRLELSLTEVTGLLGMPKSNASRLLRAMREAGFLEQVPGTRRYRAGLLMFEMGHTYRRGSPLLSQAHAAVSRISRDCGHTGYVSIRDGRDVMGLTYHEGSQLLRVGTPIGERLSAAATATGRSLLARLEDDAVRALFPEPLQPPSPNSPRDMEELLQRLAHIRERGYEIAHHEANPGIDSLATALGDPASGEEVSLCIVYPSAIVTEAERGDILAAMLREARAIAALLGDPGTATPPPPSPARDVA from the coding sequence ATGAGCATCCTCTCCAACGCCGCCGATGTGCTGCGCTGCTTCTCGGCGCACCGCCTCGAACTCAGCCTGACCGAGGTGACGGGCCTGCTCGGCATGCCGAAGAGCAATGCCTCACGGCTGCTGCGCGCGATGCGGGAGGCCGGGTTCCTGGAGCAGGTGCCGGGCACGCGCCGCTACCGCGCCGGCCTGCTGATGTTCGAGATGGGGCACACCTACCGGCGCGGCTCGCCGCTGCTCAGCCAGGCGCATGCGGCGGTCTCGCGCATCTCCCGCGACTGCGGCCATACGGGCTATGTCAGCATCCGCGACGGGCGCGACGTGATGGGCCTCACCTATCACGAGGGCTCGCAGCTCCTGCGCGTCGGCACCCCGATCGGCGAGCGTCTTTCCGCGGCCGCCACCGCCACGGGGCGCTCGCTGCTGGCACGGCTGGAGGATGACGCCGTCCGCGCCCTCTTCCCCGAACCGCTGCAACCGCCCTCGCCGAACTCCCCGCGCGACATGGAGGAACTCCTCCAGCGCCTCGCCCACATCCGCGAGCGTGGCTACGAGATCGCGCATCACGAGGCCAATCCCGGCATCGACTCCCTCGCCACCGCCCTGGGGGACCCGGCCAGCGGGGAGGAAGTCAGCCTCTGCATCGTCTATCCCTCCGCCATCGTCACCGAGGCGGAGCGCGGCGACATCCTGGCGGCCATGCTGCGCGAGGCCCGCGCCATCGCGGCGCTGCTGGGCGATCCCGGCACCGCCACGCCGCCTCCCCCGTCGCCCGCGCGCGACGTCGCCTGA